Proteins found in one Apostichopus japonicus isolate 1M-3 chromosome 16, ASM3797524v1, whole genome shotgun sequence genomic segment:
- the LOC139983665 gene encoding transcriptional regulator protein Pur-beta-like isoform X4 encodes MEDVQELATKTLHIQSKKYYLDVKQNRRGRFLKIAEVPGRGPKKRLTLRMPAAAELRDYLTDFSEHYAQLGPANPDNIPEDGRIKSEQIISDNRRYYLDLKENNRGRFLKVSQTGDRGPRIQIAVPAQGLVEFKNALTELLEEFGTDDPSVEESQAPLPKSQQFWVENKHFFFDIGSNYRGVYMRISEVQPRSQYRTSITIPEKSWSRFRDTFTDYCSKMDELKKTHPNGGGAEGHSREQEEEGSGSRDAD; translated from the exons ACGTACAAGAGCTCGCCACCAAAACCCTTCACATCCAATCCAAGAAGTACTACCTCGATGTCAAACAGAACAGGAGAGGGCGCTTCCTCAAAATAGCCGAG GTCCCAGGTCGTGGCCCAAAGAAGAGGCTAACACTGCGCATGCCTGCGGCGGCGGAGTTACGAGATTACCTTACAGATTTCAGTGAGCATTACGCACAGCTGGGACCAGCAAACCCAGACAACATCCCAGAAGACGGACGGATAAAGAGCGAACAGATCATCTCCGACAACAGAAGATACTATCTAGACCTGAAGGAGAATAACAGAGGTCGCTTCCTAAAA GTTTCACAAACTGGGGATAGAGGGCCTAGAATACAGATAGCCGTACCTGCCCAAGGGCTGGTAGAATTTAAGAATGCCCTCACAGAACTTTTAGAAGAATTTGGGACAGATGACCCATCAG TAGAGGAGAGCCAGGCCCCTCTTCCAAAGAGTCAACAATTCTGGGTAGAGaataagcatttttttttcgaTATTGGTAGCAATTACAGAGGTGTGTACATGCGGATCAGTGAAGTACAG CCACGAAGTCAGTACCGTACGTCAATCACCATCCCGGAGAAGTCCTGGTCCCGTTTCCGGGATACGTTTACAGACTACTGCAGCAAGATGGATGAATTGAAGAAAACCCATCCTAACGGAGGCGGAGCAGAGGGCCACAGTCGGGAGCAAGAAGAGGAGGGCTCCGGCAGTCGAGACGCGGACTGA
- the LOC139983665 gene encoding transcriptional regulator protein Pur-beta-like isoform X3, whose product MSDRDSAEEQPQGQDVQELATKTLHIQSKKYYLDVKQNRRGRFLKIAEVPGRGPKKRLTLRMPAAAELRDYLTDFSEHYAQLGPANPDNIPEDGRIKSEQIISDNRRYYLDLKENNRGRFLKVSQTGDRGPRIQIAVPAQGLVEFKNALTELLEEFGTDDPSVEESQAPLPKSQQFWVENKHFFFDIGSNYRGVYMRISEVQPRSQYRTSITIPEKSWSRFRDTFTDYCSKMDELKKTHPNGGGAEGHSREQEEEGSGSRDAD is encoded by the exons ACGTACAAGAGCTCGCCACCAAAACCCTTCACATCCAATCCAAGAAGTACTACCTCGATGTCAAACAGAACAGGAGAGGGCGCTTCCTCAAAATAGCCGAG GTCCCAGGTCGTGGCCCAAAGAAGAGGCTAACACTGCGCATGCCTGCGGCGGCGGAGTTACGAGATTACCTTACAGATTTCAGTGAGCATTACGCACAGCTGGGACCAGCAAACCCAGACAACATCCCAGAAGACGGACGGATAAAGAGCGAACAGATCATCTCCGACAACAGAAGATACTATCTAGACCTGAAGGAGAATAACAGAGGTCGCTTCCTAAAA GTTTCACAAACTGGGGATAGAGGGCCTAGAATACAGATAGCCGTACCTGCCCAAGGGCTGGTAGAATTTAAGAATGCCCTCACAGAACTTTTAGAAGAATTTGGGACAGATGACCCATCAG TAGAGGAGAGCCAGGCCCCTCTTCCAAAGAGTCAACAATTCTGGGTAGAGaataagcatttttttttcgaTATTGGTAGCAATTACAGAGGTGTGTACATGCGGATCAGTGAAGTACAG CCACGAAGTCAGTACCGTACGTCAATCACCATCCCGGAGAAGTCCTGGTCCCGTTTCCGGGATACGTTTACAGACTACTGCAGCAAGATGGATGAATTGAAGAAAACCCATCCTAACGGAGGCGGAGCAGAGGGCCACAGTCGGGAGCAAGAAGAGGAGGGCTCCGGCAGTCGAGACGCGGACTGA